CGAAGGATATTTAGAACATATTGTTCTAACACTTAAGGTGGCTGGACTCGTTAATTCAACTCGTGGCGCACACGGAGGATATACTTTGGCTAGAAACCCTTCTGATATAACTTTTAAAGATATAGTTGGAGCCTTAGAGGGAAATTTAGCAGTTGCAGAATGTGTTAGCTCACCTAAAGTTTGCCATAGAGTTGATTCCTGTGTGACTCGGGATATATGGGAACAGATGAGTGAGAAGATGACAGAGGTTTTAGTGTCTACCACATTAGAGGACATAGTCAAACGCCACAGGAAGAAACAGAAGCAGCCGCCTTTGATGTATAGCATATAAAAAAAGCAACCATGAAAATGAAAGCAATAGCCTTACTTTCAGGAGGATTAGATAGTACTTTAGCCATAAAGATTATTCTTGAGCAGGGTATTGAAGTAGAGGCGGTTAATTTCTTTACCCCTTTCTGTCAATGTAACCGCAGGAGTGGTTGTGGTGGACAT
The sequence above is drawn from the bacterium genome and encodes:
- a CDS encoding Rrf2 family transcriptional regulator codes for the protein MMRISTKGRYGARLMLELALHYEKGTVLLKDIAKNQEISEGYLEHIVLTLKVAGLVNSTRGAHGGYTLARNPSDITFKDIVGALEGNLAVAECVSSPKVCHRVDSCVTRDIWEQMSEKMTEVLVSTTLEDIVKRHRKKQKQPPLMYSI